The following proteins are co-located in the Legionella busanensis genome:
- a CDS encoding D-alanine--D-alanine ligase family protein: MSKLLNLALLYGGKSGEHEISLISAASVLGELDSSKYNIIPIGMDKEGRFYLNNYQDLLAFKESLPVITPHSKPIPNFLMDGRPAVDVDVVFPVVHGPLYEDGCLQGLLELAGIAYVGCDVLTSAIGMDKDMTRRILSTYHNIHYARYQVLSWHTNDTERKIFCEKVSNELGWPLFVKPCSLGSSVGTHKVNNLDQLTSAVADALRYDEEIIVEEYLKGREIELAVLENEKPNSGPKVSIAGEIKVYHPDGFYSYTAKYLESHQTELVVPANLNAEILSQLQIIAAEIFTYLKCKGMARIDFFVNEEIGKIYFNEINTLPGFTSISMYPKLWQASGLTYSALLDQLINLAIIHQNCRKNLITNYQ, encoded by the coding sequence ATGTCGAAACTTCTTAATCTAGCTCTTTTATATGGCGGTAAATCAGGTGAACATGAAATTTCTTTAATTTCTGCCGCATCAGTACTGGGTGAGCTTGATAGCAGTAAATATAATATTATCCCCATAGGAATGGATAAAGAAGGACGTTTTTATTTAAATAATTATCAGGATTTATTAGCATTTAAAGAAAGTCTGCCTGTTATAACACCTCACTCTAAACCAATTCCTAATTTCCTTATGGATGGACGTCCGGCTGTTGATGTTGATGTCGTTTTCCCAGTTGTGCATGGTCCCTTATATGAAGATGGCTGTTTACAAGGCTTATTAGAGCTCGCTGGTATTGCTTATGTTGGTTGCGATGTATTAACTTCAGCAATCGGTATGGATAAAGATATGACCAGGCGAATTTTAAGTACTTATCACAATATTCACTATGCTCGGTATCAGGTATTATCTTGGCATACTAATGATACAGAGCGGAAAATTTTTTGTGAAAAAGTCAGCAATGAATTAGGGTGGCCTTTATTTGTTAAGCCTTGCTCACTTGGCTCAAGCGTAGGTACTCATAAAGTAAATAACTTAGACCAATTAACTTCAGCAGTTGCAGATGCATTGCGCTATGATGAGGAAATTATTGTTGAAGAATATCTCAAAGGGCGCGAAATTGAGCTTGCTGTGCTTGAAAATGAAAAACCTAATAGCGGGCCTAAAGTTAGTATTGCTGGTGAGATTAAAGTTTATCATCCAGATGGATTTTATTCTTATACAGCTAAATATCTAGAGAGCCATCAAACAGAATTAGTGGTGCCTGCAAATTTAAATGCAGAAATTTTAAGTCAATTACAGATAATAGCAGCAGAGATTTTTACCTATTTAAAATGTAAGGGAATGGCTCGTATTGATTTCTTTGTTAATGAAGAAATAGGTAAAATTTATTTTAATGAAATAAATACGTTACCTGGTTTTACGTCAATTAGTATGTATCCTAAATTATGGCAAGCAAGTGGTTTAACTTATTCTGCCTTATTAGATCAACTAATTAATTTAGCAATTATACATCAGAATTGTCGAAAAAATTTAATAACTAATTATCAATAA
- the murC gene encoding UDP-N-acetylmuramate--L-alanine ligase: protein MESLGHFFSPRMRRIKQIHFVGIGGAGMCGIAEVLHNDGYQITGSDLSENRAVQHLQALGIKIFIGHQAQNIENADVIVRSTAIEADNPEICAAYEQHIPVIPRAAMLAELMRFRYGIAIAGTHGKTTTTSLVSSLLCEGGYDPSFIIGGKLNSCGTNAKLGKSAYLVAEADESDASFLQLKPMMAVVTNIDADHMGTYNNNFDNLRKTFIEFLHHLPFYGLAVVCLEDEEVRNILPAIERPILTYGFCEEADYRALNWTQNGLLSEFTVQRPKSLQPLAIKFQWPGRHNVLNALAAIAIATELGVDDNAIVQGLLKFQGVGRRFQILGERQFEKGNAIVVDDYGHHPKEILSTLETFRQVWPNKRLIHIFQPHRYTRTQALFEQFINALSFADQLLLLDIYSAGETSIPEITSQALLQQIHLTRPNAKLVNEENLSQILDEVITTDDVILMQGAGSVGQLAINLMQTSRETA from the coding sequence GTGGAAAGCTTAGGACATTTTTTCTCGCCAAGGATGCGGCGTATAAAGCAAATTCATTTTGTTGGTATTGGTGGTGCAGGCATGTGTGGTATTGCCGAAGTTTTACATAATGATGGATATCAAATTACAGGTTCTGATCTAAGTGAAAATCGCGCTGTTCAACATTTACAAGCATTAGGTATTAAAATCTTTATTGGTCACCAAGCTCAAAATATTGAGAATGCTGATGTTATTGTGCGCTCAACAGCTATTGAGGCTGATAATCCAGAAATATGTGCTGCTTATGAGCAGCATATTCCGGTTATTCCACGTGCAGCCATGCTCGCTGAGTTAATGCGCTTTCGTTATGGAATTGCTATTGCAGGAACGCATGGTAAGACAACAACAACGAGTCTTGTGAGTAGCTTATTGTGCGAAGGAGGTTATGATCCTAGCTTCATTATTGGCGGTAAATTAAATAGTTGTGGTACAAATGCCAAGTTAGGAAAATCAGCCTATCTAGTTGCTGAAGCAGATGAAAGTGATGCTTCGTTTCTTCAATTAAAGCCGATGATGGCGGTAGTAACCAATATCGATGCTGATCATATGGGAACATATAATAATAATTTTGATAACTTACGAAAAACCTTTATTGAGTTTTTGCATCATTTACCTTTTTATGGTTTGGCAGTTGTTTGCCTTGAAGATGAAGAAGTAAGAAATATATTACCAGCAATTGAGCGGCCTATTTTAACTTATGGTTTTTGTGAAGAGGCTGATTACCGAGCCTTAAATTGGACTCAAAATGGTCTTTTAAGTGAATTTACGGTACAAAGGCCAAAATCATTACAACCTTTAGCAATTAAATTTCAATGGCCAGGGCGCCATAATGTTTTAAATGCGCTAGCAGCAATTGCTATAGCAACAGAACTAGGCGTTGATGATAATGCCATCGTTCAAGGATTGCTCAAATTTCAAGGTGTTGGACGCCGTTTTCAAATATTAGGAGAAAGGCAGTTTGAAAAAGGTAATGCGATTGTTGTAGATGATTATGGTCATCACCCAAAAGAGATCCTTTCTACTCTGGAAACCTTTCGTCAGGTTTGGCCTAACAAACGTCTAATACATATTTTTCAACCTCATCGCTATACACGTACTCAGGCTTTATTTGAGCAGTTTATTAACGCTTTAAGTTTTGCCGATCAATTATTACTATTAGATATTTATTCAGCTGGTGAAACATCGATTCCAGAAATTACAAGTCAAGCTTTACTTCAGCAAATACATTTAACTCGTCCAAATGCTAAGCTTGTTAACGAAGAGAATCTTAGTCAGATCTTAGATGAAGTAATTACAACAGATGATGTCATCCTAATGCAAGGAGCAGGAAGTGTAGGACAGTTAGCCATTAATTTGATGCAAACTTCAAGAGAAACAGCATGA
- the ftsA gene encoding cell division protein FtsA, which translates to MAKKSERNIITGLDIGTSKVVALIGEVTQDGVIEIIGIGRHPSRGLKRGVVVDIEATVNSIQRAVQEAELMAGCEVRTVYAGIAGSHIRSLNSHGIVAIRDHEVSLADVERVIEAAKAVVIPADQKILHILPQEFIIDNQGSIREPAGMAGVRLEARVHIVTGAVSAAQNIAKCVRRCGLDVNDIILEQLASSHAVLTEDEKELGVCLIDIGGGTTDIAVFAGGAIQHTAVIPIAGDQVTNDIAMALRTPTKAAEAIKVKHACAMTELASANEMIEVMSVNERPGRKISAKSLAEVVSARYEELFYLVRNELIRSGFEDRIAAGMVMTGGGASVQGGMELAEMCFAMPVRHGCAHHISGLAEATTNPALATGVGLLLHGYKQQYEGGYSAPTLNDTNKSVWSRMREWFQGNF; encoded by the coding sequence ATGGCTAAAAAATCAGAAAGAAATATCATCACCGGTTTAGATATCGGTACCTCCAAAGTTGTTGCTTTAATAGGTGAAGTAACACAAGATGGTGTTATTGAAATTATCGGTATAGGTCGTCATCCCTCCCGTGGATTAAAACGAGGTGTTGTTGTCGACATTGAAGCAACAGTTAACTCAATTCAGCGGGCCGTACAAGAAGCCGAACTTATGGCAGGTTGTGAAGTACGCACGGTTTATGCTGGTATTGCCGGTAGTCACATACGGAGCTTAAATTCGCATGGCATTGTTGCAATACGTGATCATGAAGTTTCTTTAGCTGATGTTGAGCGCGTTATTGAAGCAGCGAAGGCAGTTGTGATTCCAGCTGACCAGAAAATATTACATATTCTTCCGCAAGAATTTATTATTGATAATCAAGGTAGTATACGTGAGCCTGCTGGCATGGCAGGCGTACGTTTAGAGGCACGAGTTCACATTGTGACTGGTGCTGTTAGTGCTGCGCAAAATATTGCCAAATGCGTGAGGCGCTGCGGGTTAGATGTGAATGATATTATTCTTGAGCAGCTGGCTTCAAGTCATGCCGTGCTGACAGAGGATGAAAAAGAGCTTGGCGTTTGCTTGATTGATATTGGTGGTGGTACGACCGATATTGCTGTGTTTGCAGGAGGCGCAATTCAACATACTGCTGTAATTCCTATTGCAGGTGATCAGGTAACAAACGATATTGCCATGGCTTTACGTACACCAACCAAAGCAGCAGAGGCCATTAAAGTAAAGCATGCTTGTGCTATGACTGAATTAGCAAGTGCTAATGAAATGATTGAAGTGATGAGTGTAAATGAGCGCCCGGGACGTAAAATATCTGCTAAATCGCTTGCTGAAGTTGTTTCTGCCCGTTATGAAGAATTATTTTACCTCGTCAGAAATGAATTAATTCGTAGTGGTTTTGAAGATAGGATTGCTGCGGGTATGGTTATGACTGGTGGCGGCGCAAGTGTACAAGGTGGTATGGAGCTAGCTGAAATGTGTTTTGCAATGCCCGTTCGCCATGGTTGTGCACATCATATCTCTGGTTTGGCAGAAGCAACCACAAATCCTGCTTTAGCAACCGGTGTAGGCCTATTATTACATGGTTACAAGCAGCAATATGAAGGCGGCTATAGCGCACCTACATTAAATGATACAAATAAAAGTGTATGGTCGCGAATGCGTGAGTGGTTTCAAGGTAATTTTTAA
- a CDS encoding cell division protein FtsQ/DivIB: MGAYKGQLRYVSLLTFLILCALCLMARLIYLFIADPQRFPINTIKIAAAYDHISHKQLESTLEKFSDASFFSLPVGHLHIALSSLAWVKSVQIERVWPDTLKIKLIEKKPIAVWNNMMMTAEGEIFDGGKEIIDTSLPQLKGPKNQHQQVLQVYKKMSKILNNYDLNATVLERRNNGAWELTLSNGIQLRLGKRDLETRINRFCKAYPAVFAGVLSDKPEQMASVDLRYPRGMAVQWRK, encoded by the coding sequence ATGGGTGCATATAAGGGTCAATTACGTTATGTAAGTTTACTAACTTTTTTGATTCTTTGTGCGCTTTGTCTTATGGCTCGATTAATTTATTTATTTATTGCTGATCCACAACGTTTTCCAATTAATACTATTAAAATTGCAGCCGCTTATGATCATATTTCTCATAAACAACTTGAGTCTACTTTAGAGAAATTTAGCGATGCTAGCTTTTTTTCATTGCCTGTTGGTCACCTACATATAGCCTTATCTTCACTAGCTTGGGTTAAAAGCGTTCAAATAGAAAGGGTATGGCCAGATACTTTAAAAATTAAATTAATTGAAAAAAAACCTATTGCAGTTTGGAACAATATGATGATGACTGCTGAAGGTGAAATTTTTGATGGCGGAAAAGAAATAATAGACACTTCATTGCCTCAATTAAAAGGACCTAAGAATCAACATCAACAAGTCTTACAAGTTTATAAAAAAATGAGTAAGATATTAAATAATTATGATTTAAATGCAACAGTATTAGAGCGGCGTAATAATGGTGCTTGGGAGCTTACGCTCTCTAATGGGATTCAGTTGCGATTGGGTAAACGCGATCTTGAAACAAGAATAAACCGATTCTGTAAGGCATATCCTGCCGTTTTTGCAGGCGTTTTATCAGATAAGCCAGAACAAATGGCAAGCGTTGATTTACGTTATCCGCGCGGTATGGCGGTGCAATGGAGAAAATGA
- the murB gene encoding UDP-N-acetylmuramate dehydrogenase, translating to MNNINLASNDKVDYQGKLLFNESLASYTTWRVGGIAKKLYKPININDLALFLQHLPADEPIVWLGLGSNSLIRDSGFAGTVILTQGCLKEIQIGDDNQIRVEAGVSCATMARFCARNNFSGGEFWAGIPGTMGGALRMNAGCFGSETWESVVEVETINRQGIKRKRKPEEFSVSYRHVSGLDKEEWFTAATCKLVPGEKERSLQLIKELLTHRANTQPTNEYNCGSVFRNPPGNYAARLIETCGLKGKQLGGAAVSTKHANFIINQEGQATAQDIESLINLIRDTVSQQTSVELIREVHIIGDH from the coding sequence ATGAACAATATTAATCTCGCTTCTAATGATAAAGTGGATTATCAAGGTAAATTGCTATTTAATGAATCATTAGCTTCGTATACAACTTGGCGTGTAGGTGGTATAGCGAAGAAATTATATAAACCTATAAACATCAATGATTTAGCTTTATTTTTACAGCATCTACCTGCAGATGAGCCGATTGTCTGGCTGGGTTTAGGAAGTAATTCCTTAATTAGAGATAGTGGTTTTGCTGGTACCGTTATCTTAACTCAAGGTTGCTTAAAAGAAATACAAATAGGAGATGATAATCAAATTCGTGTTGAAGCAGGTGTTTCCTGTGCGACAATGGCAAGGTTTTGTGCACGCAATAATTTTTCTGGTGGCGAATTTTGGGCTGGCATCCCTGGAACGATGGGCGGTGCTTTGCGCATGAACGCAGGTTGCTTTGGTAGCGAAACATGGGAATCAGTTGTCGAAGTAGAAACTATAAATCGTCAAGGCATAAAGCGTAAACGTAAACCAGAAGAATTTTCTGTTTCTTATCGACACGTTAGTGGTTTAGATAAGGAAGAATGGTTTACCGCTGCTACTTGTAAATTAGTACCTGGCGAGAAAGAACGCTCTCTTCAACTTATTAAAGAACTATTAACACACCGGGCAAATACTCAGCCAACTAATGAATATAATTGTGGCTCAGTATTTAGAAACCCGCCAGGCAATTATGCAGCAAGACTTATTGAAACTTGTGGCCTTAAAGGTAAACAACTCGGTGGAGCAGCTGTCTCCACAAAGCATGCAAATTTTATTATTAATCAAGAGGGACAAGCAACAGCGCAAGATATCGAATCTTTAATTAACTTGATTCGTGATACTGTTAGTCAACAAACCTCAGTTGAACTTATCCGAGAAGTACATATCATTGGAGACCATTAA
- the ftsW gene encoding putative lipid II flippase FtsW yields the protein MQPRHYTQRGKPTHKPLSLYDKWLMSAVLGLIIIGLMMVASSSVMVSTKYYHNPFHFLIRQFVFLFVGFFLALIIMRIDSSVWEKSSMPLLFICLIMLVAVLIPGIGHTVNGSRRWLSLGPIGIQVSELTKLIMIFYVAGYLVRQQKTVEKSIFGFIKPMIILSLIACLLLLEPDFGATVVIAGTVMAMLFLAGVKLRYYLGLLIVVICCLAMLAVSSPYRVARLTAFLDPWADQFNSGYQLTQSLIAFGRGGWFGVGLGDSVQKLFYLPEAHTDFLFAVLAEELGLFGALLVLVLYTILVFRGLSIGYTAHSQERFFAAFTAYGLTFWLGLQAAINMGVNSGLLPTKGLTLPMLSYGGASVVVNCMVIALLLRIDHENRWQSLGLRSPTS from the coding sequence ATGCAGCCACGTCATTACACCCAGCGAGGTAAGCCAACACATAAGCCACTATCTCTTTATGACAAGTGGTTAATGAGCGCCGTGCTTGGGTTAATTATTATTGGTCTTATGATGGTTGCATCGAGTTCGGTTATGGTTTCAACTAAATATTATCATAATCCTTTTCATTTCCTCATTCGCCAGTTTGTATTTCTTTTCGTAGGCTTTTTTCTTGCTTTAATTATTATGCGTATAGATAGTAGTGTTTGGGAGAAAAGCAGTATGCCGCTACTTTTTATCTGCTTGATAATGTTAGTTGCTGTTTTAATTCCGGGCATTGGCCATACAGTAAATGGAAGTCGTAGGTGGTTGTCATTAGGCCCTATTGGTATTCAGGTTTCTGAACTCACTAAATTAATTATGATTTTCTATGTGGCGGGTTATTTAGTGAGACAGCAAAAAACAGTAGAGAAATCTATTTTTGGTTTTATTAAACCGATGATCATTTTAAGTTTAATTGCCTGTCTACTTTTACTTGAGCCTGACTTTGGTGCGACAGTAGTCATTGCTGGGACAGTTATGGCTATGTTATTTTTAGCAGGCGTAAAATTGCGTTATTATCTAGGTTTGCTTATAGTTGTAATTTGTTGTTTAGCTATGCTAGCTGTTTCATCACCCTATCGGGTTGCTCGTTTAACAGCTTTTCTTGATCCGTGGGCAGATCAATTTAATAGCGGATATCAATTAACTCAATCTTTAATCGCTTTCGGACGCGGTGGTTGGTTTGGTGTAGGATTGGGTGATAGCGTACAAAAATTATTTTATTTACCTGAGGCTCATACTGATTTTCTATTTGCTGTACTGGCTGAAGAGTTGGGACTGTTTGGCGCCCTTTTGGTGTTAGTCCTCTATACTATATTAGTATTTAGAGGTTTATCAATTGGTTATACGGCTCATAGTCAGGAGAGATTTTTTGCTGCGTTCACTGCTTATGGTTTGACTTTTTGGCTAGGGCTACAAGCAGCTATTAATATGGGCGTTAATTCAGGGTTGCTACCAACAAAGGGCTTAACACTGCCAATGTTAAGTTATGGAGGTGCTAGTGTGGTAGTTAATTGTATGGTCATTGCTTTGTTGTTACGTATTGATCATGAGAATCGTTGGCAATCACTAGGATTGCGATCGCCGACTTCATAA